Proteins encoded within one genomic window of Thiothrix litoralis:
- a CDS encoding SPOR domain-containing protein, protein MYQLLIALLFLNVSALTWTAVLAPSKQAFQPVLVEPTIPALELRQDVDEVVYRSTSSKTQSSCYTIGPYNSEKAAQQVAGKVRGFGLAVNIRHMKSMETLNFFVYIPPATEYVQAEKMARDIAQNDVQDVKIIPDGPYQNAIALGFFNNLNKAKRHAEYIRYLGYDARYTEQQAPREVFWVDYDEPFGSNTPVQAWSAAVDATSEVQRIPRSCR, encoded by the coding sequence ATGTACCAGTTGTTGATTGCGCTGCTGTTCCTGAATGTGTCGGCACTGACCTGGACGGCGGTATTAGCCCCGTCTAAACAGGCATTTCAGCCTGTACTGGTGGAACCCACGATTCCGGCGCTGGAATTGCGTCAGGATGTGGATGAAGTGGTTTACCGCAGCACGTCCTCCAAGACGCAAAGCAGTTGTTATACCATTGGCCCTTATAATAGCGAAAAAGCCGCACAACAGGTGGCGGGCAAGGTGCGGGGCTTTGGGTTGGCGGTTAATATTCGTCACATGAAAAGCATGGAAACACTGAACTTTTTTGTCTACATCCCGCCTGCGACTGAGTATGTTCAGGCTGAAAAAATGGCGCGGGATATTGCTCAAAATGATGTGCAGGATGTGAAAATTATCCCTGATGGCCCTTATCAAAACGCGATTGCCTTGGGGTTTTTCAATAACTTGAACAAGGCGAAACGCCACGCCGAATACATCCGCTACCTTGGCTATGACGCTCGTTACACGGAACAACAAGCGCCCCGTGAAGTTTTCTGGGTCGATTATGACGAACCTTTCGGCAGCAATACCCCGGTGCAGGCGTGGAGTGCCGCTGTCGATGCCACGTCTGAAGTACAACGGATTCCCCGTTCCTGCCGCTAA
- a CDS encoding type III pantothenate kinase translates to MVLLVDAGNSRLKWSELGAAGNPSAQQALAYGDRPALASVIDLLDAYPTVGHITLVHVLTQLFADSVQEACDQRGIQLHSVRSVARAYGITNGYQNPAALGADRFVGLVAAHHQANGFASIVIDCGTAITVDAVESDGRHLGGLILPGLQLSADALIARAQGRLSLSFEHPGIFADSTDRAIGSGCLFGIVGAIEGICARMQHRMSAPLVRVLTGGDAEHLRPWLQGDYQVQPDLLMHGLSYITEQTACTSC, encoded by the coding sequence ATGGTTTTGCTGGTAGATGCAGGCAACTCACGCCTGAAATGGTCGGAGCTTGGTGCTGCGGGTAATCCTTCTGCCCAGCAGGCGCTCGCCTATGGGGATCGCCCCGCGCTGGCCAGCGTTATCGACTTGCTGGATGCTTACCCGACTGTCGGGCATATTACCCTCGTGCATGTTTTGACTCAGCTCTTTGCCGATAGTGTGCAGGAAGCCTGTGATCAGCGTGGCATTCAGTTGCATAGCGTGCGCTCGGTAGCGCGGGCTTACGGCATTACCAATGGCTATCAAAACCCCGCAGCCTTGGGTGCTGACCGTTTTGTGGGTCTGGTGGCTGCGCATCATCAGGCTAATGGATTCGCCAGCATTGTGATTGATTGCGGCACCGCGATTACGGTGGATGCGGTGGAAAGCGACGGGCGGCATTTGGGTGGGCTGATCCTGCCCGGTTTGCAACTATCCGCCGATGCCCTGATTGCCCGAGCGCAAGGCCGCTTGAGCTTGTCCTTTGAACACCCCGGTATTTTTGCGGATAGCACCGACAGAGCCATTGGCAGCGGTTGCCTGTTTGGGATAGTGGGGGCGATCGAGGGGATTTGCGCCCGGATGCAGCACCGCATGTCTGCCCCGTTGGTGCGGGTATTGACGGGTGGTGATGCGGAACATCTGCGCCCGTGGTTGCAGGGTGATTATCAGGTGCAGCCTGATTTGTTGATGCACGGGCTAAGTTACATTACGGAGCAGACAGCATGTACCAGTTGTTGA
- a CDS encoding biotin--[acetyl-CoA-carboxylase] ligase — MLPITEPLQASEIRRQLDSATLLALNDIHVFPELDSTNRWALQQGVCGDVCLAEQQSAGRGRRGRQWQSPSGVNVYLSVRWCFTPVPEHLPLLSLVTGLAVAEALEDCAIHGHGLKWPNDVYYDGKKLGGILLEAVGSLEQVVIGIGLNVNMLPEAGAEIDQPWTSLQQIAGKPVERNVLVSAVLQRLLKRLRGFSRLDMAQFQTDWQQRDVLLGRQVQALSGTEVLLGLASGINNQGQLIIEFNDGSIKNLSSADVSVRM; from the coding sequence ATGTTACCCATCACTGAGCCGTTGCAGGCTAGCGAAATTCGCCGTCAATTGGATAGCGCGACGCTGCTGGCCTTGAACGATATCCACGTATTCCCGGAATTGGACTCCACCAACCGTTGGGCTTTGCAGCAAGGTGTATGCGGTGATGTGTGTCTGGCGGAACAGCAAAGCGCCGGGCGGGGCAGACGTGGGCGGCAATGGCAATCACCGTCCGGTGTGAATGTGTACCTGTCCGTGCGTTGGTGTTTCACCCCTGTGCCGGAACATTTACCGCTGTTGAGTTTGGTAACAGGCTTGGCTGTGGCGGAGGCACTCGAAGATTGTGCGATTCACGGCCATGGCCTGAAATGGCCGAACGATGTGTACTATGATGGAAAGAAGCTCGGTGGTATCTTGCTGGAAGCCGTCGGTTCACTGGAGCAGGTGGTGATTGGTATTGGCCTGAACGTTAATATGTTGCCGGAAGCCGGGGCGGAGATTGACCAGCCGTGGACGAGCCTGCAACAGATTGCCGGTAAACCTGTGGAGCGTAATGTATTGGTGTCTGCTGTATTGCAACGCTTACTCAAACGCTTGAGGGGTTTTTCCCGGCTGGATATGGCACAATTCCAGACAGATTGGCAGCAACGTGATGTGCTGTTGGGGCGTCAAGTGCAAGCCTTAAGTGGGACAGAAGTGTTGCTAGGGCTTGCGTCAGGCATCAACAATCAGGGACAATTAATAATTGAATTTAATGATGGATCAATAAAAAATCTGTCGTCAGCGGATGTATCGGTACGGATGTAA
- a CDS encoding MFS transporter, with the protein MKLTSADTVATKPPYGRLSVFYFVYFAALGVFVPYWTVYLKKVAGFSPAQIGELMAVFMATKIVAPFIWGWLADHTGERLRIIRVASLLAVVCFAGVYWQQSFGWMALVMAGFGFFWNASLPQFEALTLNHLGRDIGRYSRIRLWGSVGFIVMVASLPNVLERYGIALAVDAILLLFMGIWLTTWLVQDKPHATHTVQSSRLREVLRQPTVWVLLLACALQQASHGAYYTFFSIYLEDHGYSRNFTGWMWALGVMAEVALFWMMHGLIERFGAARLFVLAMFLTGVRWLVLGTWVDNMPILMLSQLFHAATYGLFHASAIHLIHYQFPGKLQGRGQALYSGLSYGAGGAVGSLLSGYAWEYWGAADTFYIATLIVGVGWILALIYVREDTHVTHH; encoded by the coding sequence TTGAAACTAACGTCTGCTGATACTGTTGCCACGAAGCCGCCTTATGGGCGGCTTTCGGTTTTCTACTTCGTCTATTTTGCCGCCTTGGGCGTGTTCGTGCCGTATTGGACGGTATACCTGAAAAAGGTTGCCGGGTTTTCGCCTGCCCAGATCGGTGAGTTGATGGCGGTGTTCATGGCAACCAAAATCGTTGCACCGTTCATTTGGGGGTGGTTGGCGGATCATACCGGGGAACGTTTACGCATTATCCGGGTGGCAAGCCTGCTGGCGGTGGTGTGTTTCGCCGGGGTGTATTGGCAGCAAAGTTTTGGCTGGATGGCTTTGGTGATGGCGGGTTTTGGGTTTTTCTGGAATGCGTCATTGCCGCAATTTGAAGCGCTGACCTTGAATCATTTGGGGCGCGATATTGGGCGTTATAGCCGGATTCGGCTGTGGGGTTCAGTTGGTTTCATCGTGATGGTGGCAAGTTTGCCCAACGTGCTGGAACGTTACGGTATTGCGCTGGCAGTGGATGCGATTTTGCTGCTGTTCATGGGGATTTGGCTGACGACATGGTTGGTGCAGGACAAACCCCACGCGACACACACGGTACAATCCAGCCGTTTGCGTGAGGTATTGCGCCAACCGACGGTGTGGGTATTGCTGCTGGCGTGTGCCTTGCAACAGGCCAGCCACGGGGCGTATTACACCTTTTTCAGCATTTATCTGGAAGATCACGGTTATTCGCGTAACTTCACCGGCTGGATGTGGGCGCTGGGCGTGATGGCTGAAGTGGCCTTGTTCTGGATGATGCACGGTTTGATTGAGCGTTTCGGGGCGGCGCGGTTGTTTGTGCTGGCGATGTTTTTGACCGGGGTGCGCTGGCTGGTGCTGGGGACGTGGGTGGATAATATGCCCATCCTGATGCTGTCACAGTTGTTTCATGCGGCGACTTACGGGCTGTTTCATGCTTCGGCAATTCACTTGATCCACTACCAGTTTCCGGGGAAATTGCAGGGCAGGGGGCAAGCCTTGTATTCCGGCCTGAGTTACGGGGCAGGCGGCGCAGTTGGTAGCTTGCTGAGTGGTTATGCTTGGGAATACTGGGGGGCGGCGGATACGTTTTATATAGCAACCCTGATTGTGGGTGTGGGCTGGATACTGGCTTTGATTTACGTGCGGGAGGATACCCATGTTACCCATCACTGA